The Magnolia sinica isolate HGM2019 chromosome 10, MsV1, whole genome shotgun sequence genome includes a window with the following:
- the LOC131258091 gene encoding F-box/kelch-repeat protein At5g15710, which yields MDGEIGPRFREDDQLKQTVLPSIRSAVRNTSPSRQKVIKTKPRGFDEETVSTFGKPIHLEVHMEDNIWALLPEDLLNEILARVPPFFIFRLRPVCKRWNSILQDSGFLKFHSRVPSHGPCLLTFWKNSQTPQCSVFSLPLKSWYKIPFAFLPDWAFWLVGSSGGLVCFAGLDGLSFKTLVCNPLTQAWRTLPCMHYNQQRQLIMVFNRTDRSFKVIATSDIYGDKMLPTEVYDSKLNTWSLHQIMPAVNLCSSKMAFCDSRLYLETLSPLGLMMYRVDTGHWEHIPAKFPRSLLDGYLVAGTQKRLFLVGRIGLYSTLQSMRIWELDHAKTVWVEISRMPPRYFRALLRLSAERFECFGQDNLICFTSWNQGKGLLYDVDKKVWSWIAGCALQSCNSQVCFYEPRFDASIY from the coding sequence ATGGATGGAGAAATAGGGCCTCGATTCCGCGAAGATGATCAGTTAAAGCAGACGGTCCTTCCATCAATCCGGTCTGCCGTTCGGAACACTAGCCCTTCCCGGCAAAAGGTCATCAAGACAAAGCCCCGTGGCTTTGATGAGGAGACCGTCTCGACCTTTGGCAAACCCATCCATCTTGAAGTCCATATGGAAGACAACATATGGGCTCTGCTTCCGGAGGACTTGTTAAATGAGATCCTTGCACGGGTCCCTCCGTTCTTCATCTTCCGGCTACGGCCCGTCTGCAAGAGGTGGAATTCGATCCTCCAAGACAGCGGTTTCCTTAAATTCCACTCGCGGGTACCATCACATGGGCCCTGTTTGCTCACATTCTGGAAGAACTCTCAGACACCGCAGTGTTCGGTTTTCAGCTTGCCGTTGAAGTCATGGTACAAGATTCCGTTTGCATTTCTGCCTGATTGGGCATTCTGGTTGGTTGGTTCTTCTGGCGGCCTTGTTTGCTTTGCGGGTTTAGATGGCTTAAGTTTCAAGACTTTGGTTTGCAATCCCCTTACCCAAGCCTGGAGGACATTGCCGTGCATGCATTATAATCAGCAACGGCAATTGATCATGGTTTTCAATAGGACAGACAGATCCTTTAAAGTTATTGCCACGAGTGATATCTATGGTGACAAGATGCTACCAACTGAGGTCTACGATTCCAAACTCAATACATGGTCTCTTCATCAGATAATGCCTGCCGTTAACCTGTGCTCGTCGAAGATGGCGTTTTGCGACTCTCGGTTGTATTTGGAGACGCTTTCGCCACTTGGGTTGATGATGTATCGGGTGGATACAGGACACTGGGAACATATCCCGGCGAAGTTCCCGCGGTCCTTGTTGGATGGGTATCTTGTTGCAGGCACGCAAAAGCGTTTGTTTTTGGTTGGAAGGATAGGGCTTTATAGTACTCTCCAGAGTATGAGGATATGGGAATTGGATCATGCAAAGACGGTGTGGGTTGAGATAAGTAGGATGCCTCCAAGGTATTTTAGGGCACTGTTGAGGTTATCAGCGGAAAGGTTTGAGTGCTTTGGGCAGGATAACTTGATCTGCTTCACTTCGTGGAACCAAGGGAAAGGTCTTCTTTATGATGTGGATAAGAAAGTGTGGTCATGGATTGCAGGGTGTGCGCTTCAGTCGTGCAACAGTCAGGTCTGTTTTTATGAGCCGAGGTTTGATGCTTCCATTTACTAA